CCTGTTGGGGAAGATGGGGTGGGTTTCTATCTCGGGTCCGAGCTTCCTTATGAGATCTTCTCTTAGCTCTTCGAAGAAAATAACGCAGTGGGGATTGCCCACCGAAACGGCCGTAAAATCAAATTCTGATGCGCCGAGAACAAGGCGCTGCCCCACAGCTTCCTCCCCCTCCATGTCTACCGGCACCTCATCCGCCCTGAAAGTCGCCGCACCCATTTCCACCGTGACGTGGTGGACCTTTCCGTCTTTCTCCTCGACTTCGGCCGTAACAAGACCGCCGGGAGTATCTATGGAAAAAGTCTTGCTCGAGGCGTTTTTCCTCTCGTAGAGGTACTTGGCGAAAATCCTGAGCCCGTTTCCGCTTTTTTCCGCCTCGCTCCCGTCAGGATTGAGAATCCTGAGCCCGAAGTCCCCCCTTGCAGGGGGAACCAGAAGCAGTATGCCGTCAGAACCTATGCCGTAATTCCTGTGGCATATGAGTTCTATGGCGGATTTGCCGAGATCAAAATCTATTTCGGCGCTGTCTAGGACAATATAATCATTTCCCAACCCGTGTGATTTTACAAAGCAGTTCATCACGTTGTTTGCAGTTTTGGGAAAATATTCCGTAAGGAGATGTTAGTCCTCCAGAATGAAGGTGATCCTGACGTGGGAACGGTACTCGGCAATCTTCCCATCCTCTATGCGGGCGTTCATTTTCGTTACCTCAATTCCGGTAAGACCCCTTAGGGTCGAGTTCGCCCTGTCAAGAGCTTCCTGCACAGCGTCATCCCATGACTTATCAGATGATCCTATGACCTCTGTTACTCTAGCTACAGCCATCGTAATCCTCCTTAAAACAGTTTTTTGCCGTAATTCGGGGCGTATATTATAACGTTATTTCCAAATCTTTGTAAACAGAACGACTTCATTCAAATTTGTGCTGCCCCGGGAAGATATATCCCATAACGAACGTCCCCACCACGATGCAGAACCCGATCACGGCTCCGAGCGCCGCCCTTCTGCCTCTCCATCCGAGGGAAAGACGTCCGTTTATCAAAAAAGCGTAAAGAAGCCACGTAACGGTAGACCAAGTTTCCTTGGCTCCCCACGTCCACACATCGCTCCATATTTCTTTTGCAAGTACGAAACCGATAACGAGACTCACGGTTAGAAGCGGGAACCCGAGCAGGAGACTCAGGTGGTTTATCTTGTCAAGCGTTATCAGGGAAGGAAGTTTTTTCAGGTGGCTTCCGACTCTTTTCGATTTCAGCTGGTTTTCCTGGAATATGTAGATCACGCCCGCTAGAAAAGATATCGCGAAAAACGCTTCTCCAAGAAAAATGGACAGTATGTGCGCCAGCACCCATGGGTTTCCAAGCGTCGGGTCCTGGGTAATCATCCCATCCGGAATGATCACGTAGGGCAAGGTCCCGAGAAAAGCCACGGGGAGCACGAACGCGCCGAGCACGGGGGTCTTGAACCTCAGTTGCGAAACTAAAAAGACAAGCGTTATAAGCCACGAGAAAATAAAAAGGGGCCTTGAAGTACTTCCGGCCAGTACGTCGCCACGCATGAGGAAAACAACGAGCAGCGCGGTATGAGTAAGCACTCCCGCAATGGCGAAATAAATACCCGCCCGGGAGATTTTTCTTTTCTGCGACCAGAGGTAAGTACCGTAAAGAAGAGAAGAAAGCAGGTAAAGAGCGGAAATCAGATATATGACATTCATTGAAGGTATATTCTATTGCTTGGCCCGGCAAATACAAATCGGGAAAAGTCGTCAGGCCTCTGACAGATTCTTAAGACTTTCGGCTTGAAAATGGGCTGCGAGAGGCTCCAGCAGAGGATCAAGCTCTCCTCCCAGTACAGCCTCTATCTTATGGAGAGTGAGACTTATTCTGTGGTCGGTTATTCTCCCCTGAGGAAAGTTGTAGGTTCTTATTTTTTCGCTTCTGTCCCCGCTTCCGACCTGGGTTTTCCTGGTGCGCGAGATCTCGCTTGCGCGTTTTTGCTCCTCAATCTCGTAAAGCTTCGCGCGTAGCATACTCATCGCATGGACCCTGTTTTTCTGCTGCGAGCGATTGTCCTGACACTGCACGACGATTCCCGTTGGAAGATGGGTTATCCTTATCGCGGAATCCGTCTTGTTGACATGTTGCCCCCCGGGGCCCGAAGACCTGAAAGTATCTACCTTGAGTTCCTTCTCGTCCACTTCCACGTCAACCTCGTCGGCCTCCGGAAGTACAGCGACTGTCGCCGTTGACGTATGTATTCGCCCGCCAGCCTCCGTCGAGGGTATTCGCTGAACCCTGTGAACCCCGCTTTCATACCTGAGCTTGCCGTAAACTTCCCGTCCTTCGATCCTTACCACAAGTTCCTTTATCCCGCCGATCCCGGTTTCGTTAAGCGTTATGGTTTCAAATTTCCAGCGGCGGTTCTCGCAGTACCTGGAGTACATTCTGAGGAGATCGGCCGCGAAAAGAGCCGCCTCTTCCCCTCCGGCTCCGGCCCTTATCTCAAGAAACACGTTTTTCCCGAGATTCGGATCTTTAGGCAGAAGAAGCTTTCTGAGTTTAGCTTCGAGTTCGCTTTTCTCCTCGGAAAGCTCTTCAAGCTCCTCACGGGCAAGAGGCGCAAGCTCCGTGTCATCGAGCAACTTGCGGTTCTCCTCGGCAGCCTCCGCGACTTCCTTTAACCGCGCGTAGACAGAGACTACGTCCTCAAGCTCCGCACGTTCCTTGGAGCATTTGATTCTCTGCTGGGCAGAGATATCAGGGTCGCCGAGCGCCCTCTCAAGTTCGACGAACTTCCGCTCGAGTTCCTCAAGCTTCTCAAACAGCTTTTTGTCTTCAACGGGACTTGCCTGCATGCCAGAAATTATAGACA
The window above is part of the Candidatus Dadabacteria bacterium genome. Proteins encoded here:
- the prfA gene encoding peptide chain release factor 1, producing the protein MFEKLEELERKFVELERALGDPDISAQQRIKCSKERAELEDVVSVYARLKEVAEAAEENRKLLDDTELAPLAREELEELSEEKSELEAKLRKLLLPKDPNLGKNVFLEIRAGAGGEEAALFAADLLRMYSRYCENRRWKFETITLNETGIGGIKELVVRIEGREVYGKLRYESGVHRVQRIPSTEAGGRIHTSTATVAVLPEADEVDVEVDEKELKVDTFRSSGPGGQHVNKTDSAIRITHLPTGIVVQCQDNRSQQKNRVHAMSMLRAKLYEIEEQKRASEISRTRKTQVGSGDRSEKIRTYNFPQGRITDHRISLTLHKIEAVLGGELDPLLEPLAAHFQAESLKNLSEA
- a CDS encoding diaminopimelate epimerase, producing the protein MNCFVKSHGLGNDYIVLDSAEIDFDLGKSAIELICHRNYGIGSDGILLLVPPARGDFGLRILNPDGSEAEKSGNGLRIFAKYLYERKNASSKTFSIDTPGGLVTAEVEEKDGKVHHVTVEMGAATFRADEVPVDMEGEEAVGQRLVLGASEFDFTAVSVGNPHCVIFFEELREDLIRKLGPEIETHPIFPNRTNVQFAQVISRESVRILIWERGAGYTLASGSSSCAVAAACVKSDLTDRNLRVLMPGGHLDINVGEDWAITMRGEVEEVFSGMLSDDLLYKLRNPSTINL
- a CDS encoding dodecin domain-containing protein codes for the protein MAVARVTEVIGSSDKSWDDAVQEALDRANSTLRGLTGIEVTKMNARIEDGKIAEYRSHVRITFILED